One Fusarium falciforme chromosome 1, complete sequence genomic window carries:
- a CDS encoding 1-phosphatidylinositol 4-kinase, whose amino-acid sequence MTADIRSKALQKIASLSATSSTTSFDRSDLDRLCRACHAGSKSKDYVNGYQNKSSLGRVPMSIREFEVLIALCKTAPKIKSSQSAQRLSYQLFPYILEAHIQVFVPSPFFRKIDPSPTEALAFHVTGALLALGINYDELQENVADKIWAFVNSCRRATESILSPQAGDPDNPHLEDAIRTATIAVALLGFLDAAAAQADFWRAGGRLALIQKIRELLSEPFLVAVETALSTIRNCHSQDREVKEWKRYLRQYASSGRPLGAMLLHRSFAWLVVASTSLMSEDPRALRKKHILDIYISKGDKLHPNSQAHEADFRTVEAYASFAIEEIQYIEAGADFIRMGSPDQQSLAYAVKAAALIAYFNCALLNEEAADSEILMTWLQETLDDSVQMADPTLASAALRCLALICQISPTFSSNVSRILPRFIVQDAPQREIVKIASNSLAYVLKMLSKDAVISTLYTLGNVLSPGSEQAFTNGQVDGTASDGAINPIYTNRQSIGSSISLQMYGEEETAVVSGNVVQTICGIAAAFKDEKITALAQSMLQQKLEKVNTGVDARIISGAAALALEGGQLEFRSLLKLFTRLCHTGVVENQLFLLEAVRNARTFISANLRRDSQLFDIYLEHLLDSIIGLGDAHSTSHAKESDVQMAAKEIAELLHPLATFMASNDFASEPVTDDETYSLLRDAWFNIVVHGFTTNTDRGKQYLNELRIIAIHSPPLVADQRGEQVESDIELNTVLRRGFSNDRESLQKKLLSDLVPSKANEIKSLSYRKVIFLQAAYLMEYLRADSGDCTKVVSYFLEPSMSKGDVSSAMEGVGAAVVDRYIDKTLSGSEATFSAQYAAEQLATIFCSCCHRIERVQQAAFACADRILHEIPAALCHRSSLFALLELLSLMWSSCLEAETDLYDPRSIFESELGGVTVQLSDDYDFRRWTVDVLNRKAKVWVNAAINLAPLDVKGLLQTYLSEFSDEGAYGHVSLGRSFALELGSIIPSTDNRLQSMDKIGNSSINTASDFVAQYTTRQEYRYGETLPDRGTELISFMNHNRRLSFVQSSVKESANATTALAHIEARILSKKSAAITEVRDILRRAAALLCRTEKDEAAIAHYLVSIPFALFTKQSIKLGVSLWLGVMNENPRLEPKLLNEIAQQWEFTLARKVGLFSPTLNHVDPFFLKGEFAPSELDALAKKKQLVHDILSPHVRLLQFFASHFNATRHGSPDIQRVFLRMLDLTLDAIKQSATHPMAREIRFSIVLFGLRVLRTSNTLKPGAQWRLKERLLSAGLAWFKYSPKWSFGSNILQMKTEIRLLSDVLTALQQVSFISAPAAGNTKSLQAKEQLLDLLVRNEQSRLAVWVNPLNTAAGQSLAPAANKAATEAALMPLVRTAWWQDPAIALELAARFPSPRLQRDIRFLLLTMPEKAVSEPEALHLIFGGLLPEDVALQHLKYLLYWEPVNPVTAVTMFLPAYENHPFTIQYAMRALESHSVDVTFFYVPQIVQSLRYDALGYVQRYILETAQFSQLFAHQIIWNMKANSYKDDDAQIPDEIKPTLDTVMGKMVDSFAAEDRDFYEREFAFFDEVTGISGKLKPYIKRSKPEKKQKIEEELRKIKVEVGVYLPSNPDGVVIGIDRKSGKPLQSHAKAPYMATFRIKKNKGGATEVDEMMEEQDGEDHETPEQTVEVWQSAIFKVGDDCRQDVLALQMIAAFRGIFHDVGLDVYVFPYRVTATAPGCGVIDVLPNSISRDMLGREAVNGLYDYFISKYGNENSLRFQRARSNFVKSMAAYSVISYLLQFKDRHNGNIMIDDAGHILHIDFGFCFDIAPGGIKFERAPFKLTTEMVAVMGGSMDHQSFKAFEELCVKAFLASRQYCEQLSQIVWLMMDSGLPCFRPESVKHFRERFVLDKSERDAANFMKHLIKTSYSSYSTGIYDQFQLLTNGIPY is encoded by the exons ATGACGGCCGATATCCGCTCCAAGGCGCTGCAGAAGATAGCTTCGCTGTCTGCGACTAGCTCCACGACGTCGTTCGACCGATCCGACCTTGACCGGCTTTGTAGGGCATGCCATGCAGGATCCAAGAGCAAGGACTATGTCAATGGCTACCAGAACAAGAGCTCGCTAGGACGGGTTCCTATG TCTATCCGCGAGTTCGAGGTCCTGATCGCATTGTGTAAGACGGCGCCAAAGATCAAGTCCAGCCAGAGCGCGCAGAGGCTCTCCTACCAGCTGTTCCCGTACATACTCGAAGCGCATATTCAGGTTTTCGTTCCGTCGCCCTTCTTCCGAAAGATCGATCCGTCTCCGACCGAAGCACTCGCTTTCCATGTGACAGGGGCTCTGTTGGCACTTGGTATCAACTACGATGAGCTCCAGGAGAACGTCGCCGATAAGATCTGGGCATTCGTGAACTCTTGCAGACGAGCTACCGAGAGTATTCTGTCTCCCCAAGCTGGAGACCCTGATAACCCCCACCTTGAGGACGCGATTCGAACTGCAACAATTGCTGTTGCGCTTCTTGGATTCCTCGATGCCGCGGCCGCCCAGGCAGATTTCTGGAGGGCTGGAGGTCGACTTGCTCTGATCCAGAAGATCAGAGAGCTTCTTTCAGAACCCTTCCTTGTCGCAGTTGAAACGGCCCTCTCAACTATCCGTAACTGCCATAGCCAGGATCGCGAGGTTAAGGAATGGAAGAGGTATCTGCGTCAGTATGCGTCGTCTGGACGACCCCTGGGAGCCATGCTCCTACACCGAAGCTTCGCATGGCTAGTTGTCGCAAGCACCTCGCTGATGTCTGAGGACCCTCGTGCCCTGCGTAAGAAGCATATTCTAGACATTTACATCTCGAAAGGCGACAAGTTGCACCCAAATTCACAAGCCCATGAGGCCGACTTCCGGACTGTCGAGGCCTATGCCAGCTTCGCCATTGAAGAGATCCAGTATATCGAAGCTGGTGCCGACTTCATTCGTATGGGATCGCCTGACCAACAGAGCCTGGCTTATGCCGTCAAGGCTGCCGCTCTCATCGCTTATTTTAACTGTGCACTCTTGAATGAAGAGGCCGCTGACTCGGAGATCCTCATGACCTGGCTTCAAGAGACCCTGGATGACTCTGTGCAGATGGCTGACCCGACTCTGGCCTCGGCCGCGCTGCGCTGCCTGGCTTTGATCTGCCAGATCTCTCCAACTTTCTCGTCAAACGTGAGCCGAATCCTGCCCCGATTCATTGTTCAGGATGCCCCTCAAAGGGAGATCGTCAAGATTGCCTCCAACAGCCTGGCGTACGTGCTCAAGATGCTCTCCAAGGATGCTGTCATCAGCACCCTCTACACCTTGGGCAATGTACTCAGCCCTGGCTCTGAGCAGGCATTCACCAATGGCCAAGTGGATGGAACAGCCAGCGATGGGGCTATCAACCCTATTTATACCAACCGTCAGTCCATTGGCAGCTCGATTTCCCTCCAGATGTATGGCGAGGAGGAAACTGCGGTTGTCTCTGGCAACGTTGTGCAGACCATCTGCGGAATCGCTGCTGCcttcaaggacgagaagatCACTGCCCTTGCTCAGTCCATGTTGCAAcagaagctcgagaaggtGAACACTGGTGTCGATGCCCGCATCATCAGCGGAGCAGCTGCTTTGGCCTTGGAGGGCGGACAGCTGGAGTTCCGCTCTCTGCTCAAGCTGTTCACCAGACTTTGCCATACTGGCGTTGTGGAGAACCAGCTGTTCCTCCTGGAAGCC GTGAGAAACGCTCGCACCTTCATCTCTGCCAACCTCCGGCGCGACTCTCAGCTCTTTGATATCTACTTGGAACACCTGCTAGACAGCATCATTGGACTTGGTGATGCTCACTCAACCAGCCACGCTAAGGAATCCGATGTGCAGATGGCTGCGAAGGAGATTGCTGAGCTTCTGCACCCCCTGGCAACCTTCATGGCCAGCAACGACTTTGCTTCTGAGCCTGTTACTGATGACGAAACCTACTCTCTACTTCGAGATGCCTGGTTCAACATTGTGGTTCATGGgttcaccaccaacaccgatCGTGGCAAGCAGTATCTCAATGAGTTGAGGATCATTGCCATTCATTCCCCACCCCTTGTCGCAGATCAACGAGGCGAGCAGGTTGAAAGTGACATTGAACTCAATACCGTTCTGCGACGAGGCTTTAGCAACGACCGGGAGTCGTTGCAGAAGAAGCTTCTGAGCGACCTCGTTCCTAGCAAGGCCAACGAGATTAAGAGTCTGAGTTACCGCAAAGTCATCTTCTTGCAGGCTGCGTACCTCATGGAATACCTCCGCGCCGACTCGGGCGACTGCACCAAGGTCGTGTCTTATTTCTTGGAGCCAAGCATGTCAAAGGGCGACGTCAGCAGTGCCATGGAGGGCGTTGGTGCTGCCGTTGTTGACAGATACATTGACAAGACCCTGTCAGGAAGCGAGGCGACCTTCTCTGCTCAGTACGCCGCTGAACAGCTTGCGACCATATTCTGCAGCTGCTGCCATCGCATTGAGCGAGTCCAGCAAGCCGCATTTGCCTGTGCAGACCGGATTCTTCATGAGATCCCTGCGGCTCTTTGCCACAGATCTTCTCTGTTTGCTTTGCTGGAGCTCCTTTCTCTCATGTGGTCCAGTTGCTTGGAGGCAGAGACAGATCTGTATGATCCTCGCTCCATCTTTGAATCTGAGCTTGGCGGTGTGACTGTCCAACTTTCAGATGACTACGATTTCCGAAGGTGGACGGTGGATGTTCTCAACCGCAAAGCCAAGGTTTGGGTCAACGCCGCCATCAACCTGGCTCCTCTCGACGTCAAGGGGCTTCTGCAGACCTATCTCTCCGAATTCAGCGACGAGGGAGCCTATGGTCATGTTTCTCTTGGGCGATCGTTTGCTCTTGAACTTGGCTCTATCATCCCTTCGACGGACAACCGACTACAGTCGATGGACAAGATCGGTAACTCGAGCATCAACACGGCATCGGACTTTGTGGCACAGTACACAACTCGCCAAGAGTACCGATACGGCGAGACCCTTCCGGATCGTGGCACAGAGCTTATCAGCTTCATGAATCACAACCGCCGCTTGTCCTTCGTGCAGTCATCGGTAAAGGAGAGCGCCAACGCAACCACTGCGCTTGCTCATATCGAGGCTAGAATCCTGAGCAAGAAGAGCGCTGCCATCACCGAGGTCCGAGACATCCTTCGTAGGGCAGCAGCTCTGCTGTGTCGCACCGAGAAGGATGAGGCTGCTATTGCCCATTACCTCGTGAGCATCCCGTTCGCCCTGTTCACTAAGCAGTCTATCAAGCTGGGAGTTTCTCTATGGCTTGGTGTGATGAACGAAAACCCAAGACTGGAACCGAAGCTTTTGAACGAGATTGCTCAGCAATGGGAGTTCACACTCGCCAGAAAGGTTGGCTTGTTCAGCCCGACTCTGAACCATGTCgaccccttcttcttgaagggGGAGTTTGCGCCCAGCGAGCTGGATGCGCtggcaaagaagaagcagctggTGCATGACATTCTCTCGCCTCATGTTCGACTCCTTCAGTTCTTTGCCAGTCACTTCAATGCTACGAGACATGGAAGTCCTGACATCCAGAGAGTGTTCCTGAGAATGCTTGATCTTACGCTCGATGCTATCAAGCAGTCTGCAACCCACCCCATGGCCCGAGAGATTCGATTCTCCATCGTCCTGTTTGGTCTACGAGTTCTGCGAACTAGCAACACTCTCAAACCGGGTGCGCAATGGAGACTCAAGGAAAGACTCCTGTCGGCCGGCCTAGCCTGGTTCAAATATTCACCAAAATGGTCGTTTGGAAGCAACATTCTTCAGATGAAGACCGAGATCCGACTCCTGTCGGATGTCCTCACTGCTTTGCAGCAGGTCTCTTTCATTAGCGCTCCGGCTGCTGGCAACACCAAATCACTCCAGGCCAAAGAGCAGCTACTTGATCTGTTGGTCAGGAACGAGCAGTCTCGCCTGGCTGTCTGGGTCAACCCTCTCAACACAGCGGCAGGCCAGTCGTTGGCTCCGGCAGCTAACAAGGCGGCGACGGAGGCTGCGCTTATGCCTCTTGTGCGAACGGCCTGGTGGCAGGATCCTGCTATTGCGCTTGAGCTGGCGGCTAGGTTTCCATCCCCTCGCCTCCAGCGTGATATCAGGTTCCTTCTCCTTACTATGCCGGAGAAGGCTGTCTCTGAGCCTGAAGCTCTGCACCTGATCTTTGGAGGACTCCTCCCCGAAGATGTTGCCCTGCAACACCTCAAG TATCTTCTGTACTGGGAGCCTGTGAACCCTGTCACAGCCGTTACCATGTTCTTGCCGGCCTACGAGAACCATCCTTTCACTATCCAGTACGCTATGCGTGCTCTTGAGAGCCACTCGGTAGATGTTACTTTCTTCTACGTCCCCCAGATTGTCCAGTCGCTTCGATATGATGCCCTTGGCTACGTGCAGCGATACATTCTCGAAACTGCTCAGTTCTCTCAGTTGTTTGCTCATCAGATCATCTGGAACATGAAGGCCAACTCGTacaaggatgatgatgcccaGATCCCAGATGAGATCAAGCCAACTCTGGACACGGTTATGGGCAAGATGGTTGACAGCTTTGCGGCTGAGGACCGAGACTTTTATGAGCGAGAGTTTGCCTTCTTTGACGAGGTGACTGGCATCTCGGGCAAGCTCAAGCCTTATATCAAGCGATCCAAGcccgagaagaagcagaagattGAGGAAGAGCTGCGCAAGATCAAGGTCGAGGTCGGCGTCTATCTGCCCAGTAACCCCGACGGCGTGGTGATTGGTATCGACCGCAAGTCGGGCAAGCCCTTGCAGAGTCACGCCAAGGCGCCGTACATGGCGACGTTCcgcatcaagaagaacaagggcgGCGCGACAGAGGTAgacgagatgatggaggaaCAGGACGGAGAGGACCACGAGACCCCTGAGCAGACGGTTGAAGTGTGGCAGTCTGCCATCTTCAAGGTCGGTGATGACTGTCGACAGGACGTCTTGGCTCTCCAGATGATTGCGGCGTTTCGAGGCATCTTCCACGATGTCGGCCTCGACGTCTATGTCTTCCCCTACCGAGTCACGGCCACGGCCCCTGGCTGCGGTGTCATTGACGTGCTGCCAAACTCCATCTCGCGAGACATGCTCGGCCGCGAGGCTGTCAACGGCCTGTACGACTACTTCATCTCCAAGTACGGCAACGAGAACTCGCTCCGGTTCCAGCGGGCCCGCAGCAACTTTGTCAAGTCGATGGCGGCCTACTCGGTCATCTCGTACCTCCTCCAGTTCAAGGACCGTCACAACGGCAACATCATGATCGACGACGCCGGGCACATCCTGCACATCGACTTTGGCTTCTGCTTTGATATTGCTCCTGGTGGCATCAAGTTCGAGCGCGCCCCCTTCAAGCTCACCACCGAGATGGTGGCGGTCATGGGCGGCTCCATGGACCACCAGAGCTTCAAGGCCTTTGAGGAGCTCTGCGTCAAGGCCTTCCTGGCTAGTCGGCAGTACTGCGAGCAGCTCAGCCAGATCGTCTGGCTCATGATGGACAGCGGCCTGCCGTGCTTCCGCCCTGAGAGCGTCAAGCACTTCCGGGAGCGCTTCGTGCTGGACAAGAGCGAGCGGGATGCGGCAAACTTTATGAAACACCTCATCAAGACGAGCTACTCGAGCTACAGCACGGGCATCTACGACCAGTTCCAGCTCCTGACCAACGGCATTCCCTATTAA
- a CDS encoding SHSP domain-containing protein codes for MAFFPRNFYNSDASFTPLFRLLDDFDSYSRQGQGQNGRRSGLSHWQPKFDVRETAEAYELHGELPGMSKEDVHIEFTEPQTMLIRGKTERTYTAGTPPAGLVEDTAASGAITEGSDDGKSSHHATVEDEAEAKAHEQGTEVVQQPKEEVQKKPADSAKYWLTERSFGEFSRSFNFPTRVDQDTVSATFKDGILSIVVPKAKKHESRRITVN; via the coding sequence ATGGCTTTCTTCCCCCGCAACTTCTACAACTCCGACGCCTCCTTCACTCCCCTCTTCCGCCTTCTCGACGACTTCGACAGCTACTCTCGCCAGGGACAGGGACAGAATGGCCGCCGCAGTGGTCTGAGCCACTGGCAGCCGAAGTTTGATGTCCGCGAGACTGCAGAGGCCTATGAGCTCCACGGCGAGCTCCCTGGAATGAGCAAGGAGGACGTCCACATCGAATTCACCGAGCCCCAGACAATGCTCATCCGCGGCAAGACCGAGCGCACCTACACTGCCGGCACTCCCCCTGCTGGTCTGGTTGAAGACACTGCCGCGAGCGGTGCCATCACCGAGGGCAGCGACGACGGCAAGAGCTCGCACCACGCCACagttgaggatgaggctgaggccaaggcccacGAGCAGGGCACCGAAGTCGTTCAGcagcccaaggaggaggtccAGAAGAAGCCTGCCGACTCTGCCAAGTACTGGCTCACTGAGCGCAGCTTTGGCGAGTTCTCTCGCAGCTTCAACTTCCCCACCCGCGTCGACCAGGACACCGTCTCTGCTACCTTCAAGGATGGTATCTTGAGCATCGTCgtccccaaggccaagaagcacgaGTCTCGACGCATCACCGTCAACTAA
- a CDS encoding YTH domain-containing protein yields MGDISGAQATDVGALDKDTAKVGDPGASTSPPPSHDESRAFPEHDPSSQPQQHPIASQHAYTSQFDMSQPPAGHRPGPYNMGPMGNALPPVNYRSGQYPHGTPQRYNPASSPPMMQQMAHFSGHPSMPVAAQGYYLQQPQMAQYYGSQMPQAQPGSTMAPRQNITYYPSQMIMSPQQSAYYYAPAPQYQPAAHPVPNIMVAGHYMNGNPGTNDPRTMMQPAETGGSHPQPPKQGQGRARKQSRVRSELKQSPDGAERRQSAVRGPPRKPRQSGHAIWIGNLPPQTDLMSLVHHVCKETTGLESLFLISKSNCAFANFKDEETCSAAQQKLHDSKFQSVRLVSRLRKSTVEGATGVTAPTGPSVATTTKTDQVSDATPMQSGSPNPADEPTTTMTPKAEPAEETTPQKDKFFILKSLTVEDLELSVRTGIWATQAHNEDALNSAFKGADSVYLIFSANKSGEYFGYARMVSQIDEDPAAAIEFAPTSQVASDLDLPKAIPTEATEHAPKGRIIDDSARGTIFWEAEREESEALLSDAESESEMSSGKSNSAEETGTKTWGKPFKLEWLSTSRLPFYRTRGLRNPWNSNREVKIARDGTELEPSVGRRLIGLFNRVQSPGPAHAGIRVPMAMMAGFPPMRPYGQ; encoded by the exons ATGGGAGATATATCCGGTGCCCAGGCCACAGACGTGGGAGCACTTGACAAGGACACTGCAAAGGTTGGCGATCCGGGGGCATCTACCAGTCCACCACCCAGTCACGACGAGTCTCGAGCTTTTCCTGAGCATGACCCCTCTTCCCAGCCTCAACAGCATCCTATAGCCTCGCAGCACGCATATACATCTCAGTTCGACATGTCCCAGCCTCCCGCAGGCCATCGTCCTGGGCCCTACAACATGGGCCCCATGGGAAACGCCCTTCCTCCCGTTAATTATCGGTCAGGGCAGTATCCTCACGGCACTCCGCAGCGATACAACCCCGCGAGCTCACCGCCCATGATGCAGCAAATGGCCCATTTCTCGGGTCATCCATCGATGCCGGTGGCTGCCCAAGGATACTACCTCCAACAGCCACAGATGGCGCAGTACTACGGGAGTCAGATGCCCCAGGCTCAGCCAGGATCGACGATGGCTCCGAGGCAGAACATTACATACTACCCTAGCCAGATGATAATGAGTCCTCAACAGTCGGCATACTACTACGCCCCTGCTCCCCAATACCAGCCCGCAGCGCATCCTGTTCCCAATATCATGGTCGCCGGACACTACATGAATGGGAATCCCGGAACCAACGATCCCCGGACCATGATGCAGCCGGCAGAGACGGGTGGAAGTCATCCTCAGCCTCCCAAGCAAGGGCAAGGTAGGGCTAGGAAGCAATCTCGTGTCAGGAGCGAGCTAAAGCAGAGCCCAGATGGAGCTGAGAGGCGCCAGAGTGCCGTACGTGGCCCACCGCGAAAGCCGCGACAGAGTG GGCATGCCATTTGGATTGGCAATCTTCCACCGCAGACTGATCTCATGAGCCTCGTCCACCATGTTTGCAAGGAAACGACAGGCTTGGAGTCGCTgttcctcatctccaagagcAACTGCGCGTTTGCCAACTTCAAAGATGAGGAAACCTGCAGCGCAGCACAGCAAAAGCTGCATGATTCCAAGTTCCAATCAGTTCGTCTTGTCAGTAGACTGAGGAAGAGCACAGTGGAGGGTGCTACCGGCGTAACGGCTCCGACTGGCCCTTCAGTGGCGACAACTACCAAGACGGATCAAGTGTCAGATGCCACGCCTATGCAAAGTGGGAGCCCAAACCCAGCAGATgagccgacgacgacgatgactcCCAAGGCCGAGCCTGCTGAAGAGACGACACCGCAGAAGGACAAGTTCTTCATACTCAAGAGTTTAACGGTCGAGGACCTCGAATTGAGTGTCCGAACCGGCATATGGGCCACCCAGGCACACAACGAAGATGCTTTGAACAGCGCTTTCAAG GGCGCTGATAGCGTCtacttgatcttctcggcCAATAAATCGGGTGAATACTTTGGTTATGCTAGGATGGTTTCACAGATTGACGAGGATCCCGCGGCGGCTATTGAGTTTGCGCCGACATCCCAGGTGGCAAGCGACCTCGACCTCCCAAAAGCTATACCGACCGAAGCGACCGAACACGCCCCTAAGGGGCGAATCATTGACGATTCCGCCAGAGGAACCATCTTCTGGGAAGCCGAACGGGAAGAATCAGAGGCATTATTGTCTGATGCCGAGAGTGAGAGTGAGATGTCGAGTGGGAAGAGTAATAGCGCGGAGGAGACAGGTACCAAAACTTGGGGCAAGCCCTTCAAGCTTGAGTGGCTTTCGACGAGTCGGCTTCCGTTTTACCGCACGAGAGGGCTACGCAATCCCTGGAATTCGAACCGCGAGGTGAAAATCGCACGAGACGGAACCGAGCTGGAGCCTTCAGTCGGTCGAAGACTGATTGGGCTCTTCAACCGAGTGCAGAGCCCAGGACCAGCTCATGCGGGCATCCGCGtgcccatggccatgatggcgggcTTCCCCCCGATGCGGCCATATGGACAGTGA